In Fusarium musae strain F31 chromosome 7, whole genome shotgun sequence, a single window of DNA contains:
- a CDS encoding hypothetical protein (EggNog:ENOG41) encodes MGSALPSMAIPDITKDFGITSEEQSVLPISVYLIGYVLGPVVWGPLSEHYGRRHLSLVTFCLFTVFTMACALAPTWPALLIFRFFCGASASSPIAIVAGILADVYNDPRTRGRAFAIFMVCTTGGPILSPILSGFAGPNIGWRWVFWIALIIAGSTLVLIIFLPETYGPILLSRRARKLRKQDPSSRAIAPRDLETTDLRQLLTVVLTRPLRMIISEPIVTTSCAYLSLVYSIFYMSFQAFPIIFQDVYGLSPGVTGLAYLPIFGGAALTLPIFWAWDNTLARATERNDPWVQREEYRRLPLACLGGPLFVVSLFWLGWSARPEISFAAPMFAGVLFGMGFMLIFMAILNYITDAYEIFAASANAAASTTRSLFAVVLPLATKPMFRQLHINGACSLLGALSALMCFIPFVFIWKGPSIRSRSKFCIALRERKEEMQRKEDEARARKERYELRSEEKEKEKEAV; translated from the exons ATGGGCTCTGCCCTTCCAAGTATGGCCATTCCTGATATCACCAAAGACTTTGGCATCACTTCTGAAGAACAGAGTGTCTTACCTATCTCCGTTTACCTCATTGGATATGTCTTGGGCCCAGTTGTTTGGGGTCCTCTCAGCGAACATTATGGACGGAGACATCTAAGTCTGGTTACCTTTTGTCTCTTCACCGTCTTCACTATGGCTTGTGCTCTGGCTCCGACTTGGCCTGCTTTGTTGATCTTCCGCTTCTTCTGTGGAGCGTCTGCTAGTTCGCCCATTGCTATCGTGGCTGGTATCCTGGCAGATGTGTATAATGACCCGCGGACCAGAGGCAGAGCCTTTGCCATTTTCATGGTG TGTACTACTGGCGGTCCCATCCTCTCTCCTATCCTATCTGGCTTCGCTGGCCCTAATATTGGTTGGCGCTGGGTCTTCTGGATTGCTCTTATCATCGCAGGCTCTACACTCGTCCTCATTATCTTTCTCCCCGAGACATACGGCCCGATTCTCCTCTCACGCCGCGCTCGAAAACTTCGCAAGCAAGATCCTTCGTCTCGTGCCATTGCTCCTCGAGACCTCGAGACAACAGATCTGAGACAGCTTCTCACTGTGGTCTTGACTCGCCCTCTTCGCATGATCATATCTGAGCCCATTGTGACAACCTCTTGCGCCTATCTCTCCCTTGTCTACTCCATATTCTACATGTCTTTCCAGGCGTTCCCAATCATCTTCCAAGACGTCTATGGCCTTTCACCAGGTGTTACTGGCCTCGCATATCTTCCAATATTTGGTGGTGCAGCTCTGACCCTTCCCATCTTCTGGGCATGGGATAACACACTTGCTCGTGCTACAGAGCGTAATGACCCGTGGGTCCAACGCGAAGAGTATCGTCGACTACCTCTAGCCTGTCTCGGTGGCCccctcttcgtcgtctctCTCTTTTGGCTTGGCTGGTCCGCCCGCCCAGAGATTTCCTTCGCCGCCCCTATGTTTGCTGGTGTCTTGTTTGGGATGGGTTTCATGCTAATCTTCATGGCTATACTCAACTACATCACAGATGCATATGAGATCTTTGCTGCCTCTGCGAATGCTGCGGCCTCCACGACACGTTCTCTCTTTGCTGTTGTGCTACCACTTGCCACAAAACCCATGTTCCGTCAACTTCACATCAATGGTGCATGCTCTCTTCTCGGTGCCCTTAGTGCCCTCATGTGTTTCATTCCATTTGTTTTCATCTGGAAGGGTCCCAGTATCCGATCTCGCTCAAAGTTCTGCATCGCGCTACGCGAGCGAAAGGAGGAAATGCAGCGGAAAGAGGATGAGGCGAGAGCTAGAAAAGAGCGTTATGAGCTCAGAAgtgaagaaaaggagaaggagaaggaagctgTTTAA
- a CDS encoding hypothetical protein (EggNog:ENOG41), whose translation MPSFNPSKLLCCCKIPKRRKNNSEYIANDVALQPIPVLAPPAEEEHQEPSEKNRQSIIGLPNTAWAIPVRHSSFESGSNIRQYVDDDDSDSDQDRTQPTKKSSTALDTVRNKLIRTISHSSNGDHPSHVSVGNSEEEIARRAELKRIMHQRIQDELKSDESDDQIESKPTNNIQRIASVVDVTLPNSGPRDAIEFGVSKSSRNGHSTQLNSDQVDQDMHQDSGVSQPGENKPQKAFSQTSELIHGADEWRQDDVHPRVSPSYPKRHVSACEDGDFTHSQKSFQLSNGTGRLDRILGPDSSFNSRHASSGDGHSALGVWLIAQGLRSRDNSTLFLDEEDELEPTEDTKLTDYNTSSLRRAEGDCVQETRETPANGNPNIPHEPTIINIPNTVETYSPANFKAKNDRHEISSLSGELPWGTTVTALINSFTDHTSSSDPSKSQPSPMRSQHNLYKLDPKDLDSMELSPFKWRSHTSSQDRENANDQNSKSVNIGMPQIKSQSHGNIHHVEFPVKALQDTTSLAQSESASFLQREAELGSIRRRFSEALALKKPEKRVVTRFREEFSESSLPPTVNKSFRTGNSEPPEGEV comes from the exons ATGCCTTCCTTCAACCCCTCAAAACTCCTATGCTGTTGCAAGATACCAAAACGCCGGAAGAACAACTCAGAATATATAGCAAACGATGTAGCTCTGCAGCCAATTCCTGTTCTGGCTCCTCCTGCTGAggaagaacatcaagaacccagCGAGAAGAATCGACAGTCCATCATAGGTTTGCCAAACACGGCTTGGGCAATTCCAGTGCGGCATAGTTCTTTCGAGAGCGGCTCTAACATACGCCAGTATGTGGACGACGACGATTCAGATTCAGATCAAGATCGaacacaaccaacaaaaAAGTCTAGCACTGCGCTTGATACTGTACGCAACAAGCTCATTCGCACCATCTCACATAGTAGCAATGGAGACCATCCATCTCATGTCTCTGTTGGTAACAGTGAAGAGGAAATTGCACGCAGAGCCGAATTGAAGCGCATCATGCATCAAAGGATTCAGGATGAACTCAAGTCGGACGAGTCGGACGATCAGATTGAGAGTAAGCCTACGAACAATATCCAGCGTATAGCTTCAGTCGTTGATGTGACATTGCCTAACTCTGGACCCCGAGATGCCATTGAATTCGGAGTCAGCAAGTCTTCTCGCAATGGACATTctactcaactcaactcggATCAGGTCGATCAGGACATGCATCAAGACAGTGGAGTTTCTCAACCAGGTGAAAATAAACCACAAAAAGCATTTTCACAGACATCAGAACTAATTCATGGCGCTGATGAATGGAGACAAGATGATGTGCACCCAAGAGTCTCCCCTTCTTACCCCAAAAGGCACGTTTCAGCGTGTGAAGACGGCGACTTCACACATTCTCAGAAGTCTTTCCAGCTGTCAAACGGCACTGGGCGTCTCGACCGTATTCTGGGACCAgacagcagcttcaacagccgTCATGCTTCTTCAGGAGATGGGCATTCTGCTCTTGGCGTATGGCTCATAGCCCAGGGCCTCCGCTCAAGAGACAACTCAACTCTTTtccttgacgaagaagacgaacTTGAACCAACTGAAGACACCAAACTAACTGATTACAATACTTCTTCACTGCGACGTGCAGAGGGGGACTGTGTTCAAGAGACACGAGAGACACCAGCAAATGGAAATCCTAATATACCCCATGAACCAACTATCATTAACATACCCAACACGGTGGAAACTTACTCTCCGGCCAATTTCAAGGCAAAGAATGATCGCCATGAAATATCAAGCTTATCTGGAGAGTTACCATGGGGAACTACTGTAACAGCCCTTATAAATTCATTTACCGACCACACGTCTTCAAGTGACCCATCAAAGTCACAGCCTAGTCCAATGCGATCGCAacataatctttataaacttgACCCCAAGGATCTGGATAGCATGGAGTTATCCCCATTCAAAT GGCGAAGCCATACTTCTTCCCAAGATCGGGAAAATGCGAATGACCAGAACTCCAAGAGCGTGAATATCGGCATGCCCCAGATAAAGTCCCAGTCTCATGGAAACATCCACCACGTTGAATTTCCAGTGAAAGCTCTGCAAGACACGACCTCCTTGGCTCAATCAGAATCTGCCAGCTTTCTGCAACGTGAGGCTGAGCTCGGGTCCATTCGGCGACGTTTCAGTGAAGCATTAGCACTGAAGAAACCGGAGAAAAGAGTGGTTACCCGTTTCCGTGAGGAGTTTTCCGAATCTTCGCTCCCACCAACTGTCAATAAATCCTTCAGAA CTGGCAATTCCGAGCCACCTGAGGGCGAAGTCTGA
- the MET26 gene encoding homocysteine methyltransferase Met26 (BUSCO:EOG09260LBU~EggNog:ENOG41) — protein MVQSAILGFPRMGVNRDLKKATEAYWGGKISQSDLLAEAKRLRLAHWKIQQDAGVDIIPSNDFALYDQVLHQIQDFGAVPERYTKDGLDPIDQYFAMGRGHQKEGIDVPSLEMVKWFDSNYHYVKPTLQDNQTFKLTDSPKAVAEFKEAKEAGINTRPVLVGPVSFLHLGKADRGQSVEPIDLLEKLLPVYEQILTQLKEAGAETVQIDEPVLVFDLPQKTKDAFKPAYEKFASLGDKIPKIVFTTYFGDIVHNLDLLPKDVYGVHIDLVRNPEQLEKVLGALGSNTILSAGVVDGRNIWKTNLKRAIETVETAIQKLGKDRVIAATSSSLLHTPHTLASEKKLDPEIADWFSFATEKASEIALIAKAVTEGPASVREQLEANAKSIKARADSPRTNDPQVKERQSKVTQKDYERKSEFTTRISQQQKKLNLPLFPTTTIGSFPQTKEIRVQRNKFTKGEITAEEYDRFIEKEIEENIKIQEELDLDVFVHGEPERNDMVQFFGERFQGYAFTTHAWVQSYGSRCVRPPIIVGDISRPQPMTVKESKYAVSVSKKPMKGMLTGPVTCLRWSFPRDDVHQSVQAEQLALALRDEVVDLEKAGIDVIQVDEPALREGLPLRSGEERDAYLKWAVQAFRLSTAGVEDATQIHSHFCYSEFQDFFHAIAALDADVLSIENSKSDAKLLRVFVDSEYPRHIGPGVYDIHSPRVPSEQEIKDRIEEMLQFLKPEQLWIDPDCGLKTRQWKETKEALANMVNAAKYFRAKYAK, from the exons ATGGTTCAGTCCGCTATCCTCGGTTTCCCCCGTATGGGTGTTAACCGTGACCTGAAGAAGGCCACCGAAGCTT ACTGGGGTGGAAAGATCTCTCAGTCCGACCTCCTCGCTGAGGCCAAGCGCCTCCGTCTTGCTCACTGGAAGATCCAGCAGGATGCCGGTGTCGACATCATCCCCAGCAACGACTTCGCCCTCTACGACCAGGTCCTCCACCAGATCCAGGACTTCGGT GCCGTTCCCGAGCGATACACCAAGGATGGTCTTGACCCTATTGACCAGTACTTCGCCATGGGCCGTGGTCACCAGAAGGAGGGTATCGATGTTCCCTCTCTGGAGATGGTTAAGTGGTTCGACTCCAATTACCACTACGTCAAGCCTACCCTCCAGGACAACCAGACCTTCAAGCTCACTGACAGCCccaaggctgttgctgagTTCAAGGAGGCTAAGGAGGCTGGCATCAACACCCGCCCCGTCCTCGTTGGTCCCGTCTCTTTCCTGCACCTTGGCAAGGCCGACCGTGGCCAGTCTGTCGAGCCCATcgaccttcttgagaagctcctcCCTGTCTATGAGCAGATCCTCACCCAGCTGAAGGAGGCTGGCGCCGAGACTGTCCAGATTGACGAGcctgtcctcgtcttcgACCTTCCCCAGAAGACCAAGGATGCCTTCAAGCCCGCCTATGAGAAGTTCGCCAGCCTTGGTGACAAGATCCCCAAGATTGTCTTCACCACCTACTTCGGTGACATCGTCCAcaaccttgacctcctccCCAAGGACGTCTATGGTGTCCACATCGACCTTGTCCGCAACCCCGAGCAGCTCGAGAAGGTTCTCGGTGCTCTCGGCtccaacaccatcctctcTGCTGGTGTCGTCGACGGCCGCAACATCTGGAAGACCAACCTGAAGCGTGCTATCGAGACTGTTGAGACCGCTATCCAGAAGCTCGGCAAGGACCGTGTCATTGCTGCCACATCCAGCTCTCTCCTCCACACCCCTCACACTCTTGCcagcgagaagaagctggaccCCGAGATTGCCGACTGGTTCTCTTTCGCTACCGAGAAGGCTTCTGAGATTGCTCTCATTGCCAAGGCCGTCACTGAGGGCCCTGCCTCCGTCCGTGAGCAGCTTGAGGCTAACGCCAAGTCCATCAAGGCTCGTGCCGACTCTCCCCGAACCAACGACCCTCAGGTCAAGGAGCGCCAGTCCAAGGTCACACAGAAGGACTACGAGCGCAAGAGCGAGTTCACTACCCGTATCagccagcagcagaagaagctgaacctTCCCCTCTTCCCCACTACCACTATTGGATCTTTCCCCCAGACCAAGGAGATCCGAGTTCAGCGAAACAAGTTCACCAAGGGTGAGATCACCGCTGAGGAGTACGACCGCTtcattgagaaggagattgaggagaacatcaagatccAGGAGGAACTTGACCTCGATGTCTTCGTCCACGGTGAGCCTGAGCGTAACGACATGGTTCAGTTCTTCGGTGAGCGATTCCAGGGTTATGCTTTCACCACACACGCCTGGGTTCAGTCCTACGGTTCTCGATGCGTCCGACCTCCCATCATTGTCGGTGACATCTCTCGACCTCAGCCCATGACCGTCAAGGAGTCCAAGTACGCCGTCTCGGTCTCCAAGAAGCCCATGAAGGGTATGCTTACTGGACCCGTCACCTGCCTTCGATGGTCTTTCCCCCGTGACGACGTCCACCAGTCCGTCCAGGCTGAGCAGCTTGCCCTTGCCCTCCGTGACGAGGTCGTCGACCTCGAGAAGGCCGGCATCGACGTCATCCAGGTCGACGAGCCCGCTCTCCGTGAGGGTCTTCCCCTCCGCTCCGGTGAGGAGCGTGATGCCTACCTCAAGTGGGCCGTCCAGGCTTTCCGCCTCTCCACCGCCGGTGTTGAGGACGCCACTCAGATCCACTCTCACTTCTGTTACTCTGAGTTCCAGGACTTCTTCCACGCCATCGCTGCCCTCGATGCCGACGTTCTGTCCATTGAGAACAGCAAGTCTGATGCCAAGCTTCTCCGAGTCTTCGTCGATTCTGAGTACCCTCGCCACATCGGACCTGGTGTCTACGACATCCACTCTCCCCGTGTCCCCAGCGAGCAGGAGATTAAGGACCGCATCGAGGAGATGCTTCAATTCCTTAAGCCCGAGCAGCTCTGGATCGACCCTGACTGTGGTCTCAAGACCCGTCAGTGGaaggagaccaaggaggCGCTTGCCAACATGGTTAACGCCGCCAAGTACTTCCGTGCCAAGTACGCCAAATAA
- a CDS encoding hypothetical protein (BUSCO:EOG09264DJ8): protein MPPKKGKEPAAKKAPKTVEDRTFGMKNKKGGAAQREISRMQANLKNSGSAEEKKKQAEREAREREKKAAEQAKRDLEAMMNKPAQVQKVPFGVDPKTVVCIFYKKGNCEKGKKCKFSHDLAVERKTEKKNLYNDSRGEEDENKKAETSADWDEDKLRSVVLSKKGNQQTTTDKVCKYFIEAIEDGKYGWFWICPNGGDKCKYKHALPPGFVLKTKEQRAAEKALMDKSPLKTLTLEDFLESERHKLTGTLTPVTPETFAKWKKDRLDKKAAEEQARKAKENTGRALFESGKWRDEEDSDDDGDDDDVWNLQKLREETEAVRSKKEEERLLASYDTPNNGTTGQATPAEDTPAETATGS from the exons ATGCCTCCCAAGAAGGGTAAGGAGCCCGCGGCCAAGAAGGCCCCAAAGACGGTCGAGGACCGAACTTTTGGTATGAAAAATAAGAAGGGAGGTGCTGCTCAGAGGGAAATTTCGCGTATGCAGGCGAACCTCAAGAACAGTGGCTCagccgaggagaagaaaaaacagGCCGAGAGGGAGGCTCGTGAGCgtgagaagaaggcggcTGAACAAGCCAAGAGAGATCTGGAGGCTATGATGAACAAACCAGCGCAAGTCCAGAAGGTGCcctttggtgttgatccCAAGACAGTTGTGTGTATCTTTTACAAGAAAGGCAACTgtgagaagggcaagaagtgCAAGTTTTCACACGACCTTGCCGTTGAGCGTAAGACAGAAAAGAAGAACCTGTACAACGATtcaagaggagaggaggatgagaacaagaaggccGAAACTTCAGCAGACTGGGACGAAGACAAATTGCGAAGTGTTGTTTTGTCCAAGAAGGGCAACCAGCAAACCACGACCGACAAAGTGTGCAAATACTTTATCGAAGCCATTGAGGATGGCAAGTACGGTTGGTTCTGGATTTGCCCTAACGGCGGAGATAAGTGCAAGTATAAACATGCGCTGCCACCTGG ATTCGTTCTGAAGACCAAGGAGCAAAGAGCAGCAGAAAAGGCGCTTATGGACAAATCACCACTCAAGACTCTCACCCTCGAGGACTTCTTGGAGTCTGAGCGACACAAACTCACCGGTACTCTCACGCCAGTCACTCCCGAGACATTCGCGAAGTGGAAGAAGGATCGCCTCGACAAGAAGGCAGCCGAGGAGCAAGCccgcaaggccaaggagaacaCTGGTCGTGCTCTGTTCGAGAGTGGCAAGTGgagagatgaggaggactccgacgatgatggtgacgatgacgatgtctGGAATCTGCAGAAGCTTCGTGAAGAGACAGAGGCTGTCCGttcgaagaaggaagaggagcgtcTGCTGGCAAGCTATGATACTCCTAATAATGGCACCACGGGCCAGGCAACCCCAGCAGAGGATACTCCAGCTGAGACAGCAACCGGATCTTGA
- a CDS encoding hypothetical protein (EggNog:ENOG41~BUSCO:EOG09265BE5), with the protein MSDTVYPEVLWAQRSSVADASKNFIYLTISVPDVPKDSLTLDLQPTKLTFTGTSSTLKKKYHVELEFWGEIDPAESKINHTAKNVEIKLQKKELKEEYWPRLLKDSKRVHFLKTDFDKWVDEDEQNEAPEDDFSQFGGMGGMPGMGDMGGDFGGIDFSKLGGGGAGFPGAEGAGDELDEEDDDDDDMPALEGDDKKEAAPAAAPAATEKKD; encoded by the exons ATGTCTGACACTGTTTACCCCGAAG TCCTCTGGGCCCAGCGATCTTCCGTCGCCGACGCCTCCAAGAACTTCATCTACCTTACCATCTCTGTCCCTGATGTGCCCAAGGACAGCCTCACTCTCGACCTTCAGCCCACCAAGCTCACATTCACCGGCACCTCATCcactctcaagaagaagtacCATGTCGAGCTCGAATTCTGGGGCGAGATCGACCCCGCTGAGAGCAAGATCAACCACACTGCCAAGAATGTTGAGATAAAGCTGCAAaagaaggagctcaaggaagaGTACTGGCCTAGATTGCTCAAGGACTCCAAGCGCGTCCACTTCCTCAAGACCGACTTCGACAAGtgggttgatgaggatgagcagAACGAAGCCCCTGAGGACGACTTCTCTCAGTTCGGTGGCATGG GCGGCATGCCTGGTATGGGAGACATGGGTGGTGACTTTGGCGGTATCGACTTCTCCAAGTTGGGAGGTGGCGGTGCTGGCTTCCCTGGTGCCGAGGGCGCTGGTGATGAGctcgacgaggaggatgacgacgacgacgacatgcCTGCCCTCGAGGGCGACGATAAGAAGGAGGCCGCACCCGCCGCTGCCCCTGCTGccaccgagaagaaggactaA
- a CDS encoding hypothetical protein (EggNog:ENOG41~BUSCO:EOG0926510L) — translation METFKSLFAKPDPQAQIRKCNALMRQNIRKIDRDIQTVKQVEYKTKNLILQADKRAQRDPSRAKQAQQEVRDFARELVRARKTSARLITSKAQLNSVQMQVQEAFAVRKIEGSIRASVGIMKDVNSLIRLPELAGTMQELSVELMKAGIIEEMVEDSLPADGDMLMEDEEADGEVDKVLGEILKDRKQPTLPVAPVPEPQKPQEEEEEEEDPEAMMDQMRNRLEALRS, via the exons ATGGAAACATTCAAATCTCTTTTCGCGAAGCCTGATCCCCAGGCACAG ATACGCAAATGCAATGCGTTGATGAGGCAAAACATTCGCAAGATCGATCGAGACATCCAGACTGTGAAACAAGTCGAATACAAGACCAAGAACCTTATCCTCCAAGCCGATAAGCGAGCCCAGCGCGATCCATCACGCGCCAAGCAAGCCCAACAAGAAGTTCGCGACTTTGCTCGGGAGCTCGTTCGCGCCCGAAAGACCTCAGCACGCCTCATCACATCCAAGGCACAGCTCAACTCAGTGCAGATGCAGGTACAGGAGGCCTTTGCTGTACGAAAGATTGAGGGATCCATTCGAGCGAGTGTCGGTATCATGAAGGATGTCAACTCGCTTATCCGTCTACCGGAACTGGCTGGTACCATGCAAGAACTAAGTGTGGAGTTGATGAAGGCCGGCATCATCGAGGAGATGGTCGAGGACTCGCTTCCTGCTGACGGCGATATGCTCatggaggacgaggaggccGACGGAGAGGTTGACAAAGTCTTGGGAGAGATCCTCAAGGACCGCAAGCAGCCCACTCTCCCTGTGGCGCCTGTACCGGAGCCACAGAAAccccaggaggaagaggaggaggaggaagatccAGAAGCTATGATGGACCAGATGCGCAACCGGTTAGAGGCGCTTCGAAGTTAG
- a CDS encoding hypothetical protein (EggNog:ENOG41) produces MISDQDLEHLRLAVSLAHEALEAGDAPFGSVLVSSENKVLQTDRNRTVTGSNGDGRADSTLHPEFTLARWAQLNLSDEERAKSTVYTSGEHCAMCSSAHAWCGLGRIVYASSTEQLEAWKAEFGVKAPVAPLSINQVAPGLTVEGPVEELAKQVYQFQVESWTAKGFKPKSKSKA; encoded by the coding sequence ATGATCAGCGACCAAGATCTGGAGCATCTCCGTCTGGCAGTCTCACTCGCCCACGAAGCCCTCGAAGCAGGAGACGCCCCTTTCGGTTCAGTCCTCGTCTCATCAGAAAACAAAGTCCTCCAAACCGACAGAAACCGCACCGTCACAGGCTCTAACGGTGATGGTCGTGCTGATTCGACGCTTCATCCAGAGTTCACTCTCGCACGCTGGGCACAGCTCAAcctaagtgatgaagagcGCGCCAAATCCACTGTATACACAAGCGGCGAGCACTGCGCTATGTGTTCTTCTGCCCATGCGTGGTGTGGACTTGGAAGGATTGTATATGCTTCTTCGACGGAGCAGCTGGAGGCTTGGAAGGCCGAGTTTGGTGTTAAAGCACCGGTTGCGCCGCTGAGTATCAACCAGGTTGCTCCGGGGCTTACCGTCGAAGGACCTGTTGAAGAACTGGCTAAACAGGTTTATCAGTTCCAAGTTGAGAGTTGGACGGCCAAGGGCTTCAAgcccaagtccaagtccaaggctTGA